The Acidobacteriota bacterium genome contains the following window.
GCCTAACTTGAGGCGCGGCGCTGCAGCCGAATTGGACAAAAGTTCATCAACATATCGCACAGCCGCTTTCGTCCAGGCTTTGGCTTCAAGCTGCAATGCAATATGCGGGCGAACATAGTCGAGCGGTAGTTGTGCACCCGGAGACATGTGGTCGAGCCGAACGACATGCCATCCATGTTCCGTGAGTACCGGTTCGGCAGCAATCTCGCCAACCGCAAGGCTCATCGCCGCGTTCCAGATATTCTCAAGGACATCGCCGGGCCGCAGCTGTCCCAAAGTCCCGCCTTCACTCGCAGAGGGGCATGCAGAATGGTCTGCAGCCAGATGCCTGAACATTTCCGGCCGGGTTCTCAGGCGGTCGATCAGGTCAAGGGCCCGCGCGCGCGCCAATGTGAAGCCTTCCACTGTTTCATCTGCAGATGCGATCAGGATATGCGACACTTCCAGCAGCGTGGGCGACATAAAGGCGTCCGGACGCGCGTCGTATACAGCCTTGATATCGGCCTCTGGCGCCGAGCTCACGTCAATTTCTGCGCTGAGCACGGCGCGTATCAGCGCCTCCTCTTCGGTTTCCTCCTGGTCATCTGCATTTCGCTCAGGAACGGGCTCGAGCCCGAGTTCGCGGGCGCGATCAAGAAGAACCGCCTTTGCGGCGAGGGCGCGGCCGGCCATGGCGCGTGCGTCCGCCAGCGTCGGTGCGTGATGGTTTTGGGTCTCCCCGGCCAGAAGGGTTTCGGGGATTTCGACACCGTGAAATACTGCAACAGCGACCGACATTACACACCTCCCGTTGAACTTGCCCGCTTTTTGCTGGCCGCCATGTTGCGGCGCGTCCGGACAAGCTGCCAGCCACGCCGGTTGAGGTACCAGACCGGCGCAGAGAGCATGTGGACGAGGCGCGTGAAGGGGAAAACAAGGAGGATCGTCAGACCAAGGACAAGGTGTGTCTTGAAGATCCAGTGTACCTCAGCGATGTGGTTGGCGGCGCCGGGCTTGAATGTGAAAATGCTTTGTGCCCAGGCCATGAACTTGACCATCTCAGATCCGTCGAGATGCTGCGCGGACAGCGGAATGGTCGACAGCCCCAGAGCAAGCTGGACGGTCAGGAGCGCGAGTATGGCCGTATCGCCGAAGCTCGAATTTGCACGGATGCGCGGATCGAATACGCGGCGGTGAAGAAGAATGAGCGCGCCCGCGATGGCGAAGACACCGGCGATGCCGCCTGCGACGATCGCGAGGACCTGCTTGGCGCCGTGACTGATGCCCACTGCATCGAAAAACTGAATGGGAGTCAGCAGACCGACAAAATGGCCGGCGAAGATCACGAGGACGCCGAGGTGGAAGAGCACCGACCCCAGTACGAGCTGTTTGCGCCTCAGGAGCTGTGACGAACCGGAACGCCAGGTATAAGGTTCGCGGTCGAACCGGATGACGGAGCCGATCGCGAGGACCGACAACGCAATGTAGGGATAGTATCCAAACATCGCCTGGTCAAACCAGCCTGCGCTGGCAAGAGAAGTTACGTGTTCCTGAGCCATGTCTGGCCTCCTTTATTCAATCCGTTAGAGGCTCGCGTCGAGCGCAAGCCAGAATTTCGTCCTGTCTGCGGGCCCGCCAGCGGCGCCGTCGAAGACGGCCCCTTTGGCTTCGAGCGTCAGCCAGGCATTGATGGGCAGGGTGAACACGGCGTCGAATTCACGGCCGTAAGACACCGCGCCATTATCGCTATCGAAGTCATGGTAGATCAGCGCCCAACCTGCAGGCTTTGCGTTCTCAATGATCTCAAGTCCCTTGCCGCGCAGGCCGAGGCTAAGGTCTCGCACCCCGGTAGCCGGCGTGTTGAGAAACACGTCCGCCCAGCCCTGGAAGGCGTGAAGCGTCGCCAGAGGGGTCGCGAACCCCTGCCCGGCCGATCCCTCGAGAACATCCAGGTTAGCGAAACCTGAGTAATTACCGCGCGCAAGCGAAGCGCCGTACGACTGGAAGCCCAGATCTTCGGCCGGACCATTTCCGTTATAATCGCTCTGGCGCGCAGCCAGAGCCGTCATCCCGAATGAACCCGCTACCGTTTCCCATGTGTCTGACCAGCGCATGGAATAGGTTTGGGACGAGGCTGCTGGCGCGTTATCGAAATCGAGGAGCAGCGCGGTTGCGGCGAACTCTCCAAGCCCCGTCTTGGCGCCGAGCCGCACCACGTGTGAATCGCTTTCAAACTCACCGGCCGGGCTGTCATCCCCAAAGATGCGATGCACCTTGTCAATGTAAACATAGTCGAGTGTCGCTGCCTCAAATCCCGCATAGCCGATCCGCAAGGCATCGAAGGTCTGCTCGTTCTGGCGGAATCCGACATTTCCCACGAAGCGTGCATCGTCAAAGATAATGCGCTGGCGTCCAAGGGTGGCATTGCCAGCGTTCCCCTTCCAGCCAACCTGCAAGCGGTTCAGCTCAAACGCTTCAGGGTCCGGGACAACCGCCTTGCCAGGCACGCTCCGAACGGTATCCGGGAAGTCCTGATTGAGGTGGCCAATCGCCTCTGCTTCAACAAGCGCGCTCCAGCCGCGGCTCGTCTTTATCTCATAGCCAACCCGCCCTCGCAGCGTCAGAGCTGTCGTCTCGTCCAGGCCTGCCTGATCGACAAATTCGCTCCTGAGGCGGAGGTCAATGACCGGCTCGCCATCGATATCAGCGTTCTGAGCCGCTGCAGCGGGTGCCATCGCGGCGAGTATCAGTCCGGCAAAAATGTAGGCATACGAACGTATCATGGCCGTTGTGCCTTCATCGCCGCTGCTGCCTGCTGAGGCGCAGAACAGCCATCGCGCGCATCGCCGGCGCCAAACGTGACCGGCTCTTCGGCCCACGCCCTGTCGAGCGCCGCCAGGTCGCTCGGATCATCATCCTTGATCGCGAGCAGGCTCTGAACAGCAGCTTTGTCGGCAGGCCTGTCA
Protein-coding sequences here:
- a CDS encoding peptidylprolyl isomerase — translated: MSVAVAVFHGVEIPETLLAGETQNHHAPTLADARAMAGRALAAKAVLLDRARELGLEPVPERNADDQEETEEEALIRAVLSAEIDVSSAPEADIKAVYDARPDAFMSPTLLEVSHILIASADETVEGFTLARARALDLIDRLRTRPEMFRHLAADHSACPSASEGGTLGQLRPGDVLENIWNAAMSLAVGEIAAEPVLTEHGWHVVRLDHMSPGAQLPLDYVRPHIALQLEAKAWTKAAVRYVDELLSNSAAAPRLKLGDDGRLADGETNLSRLDGLLGSALADIEAAYAQLPLQARQSVEAAAARGGEPAADTLARAIRTFLSDANDEAWTQIISKLRDSASPLADSLALIVAHQFPPLRKPHRLIHIRNGTETAP
- the narI gene encoding respiratory nitrate reductase subunit gamma → MAQEHVTSLASAGWFDQAMFGYYPYIALSVLAIGSVIRFDREPYTWRSGSSQLLRRKQLVLGSVLFHLGVLVIFAGHFVGLLTPIQFFDAVGISHGAKQVLAIVAGGIAGVFAIAGALILLHRRVFDPRIRANSSFGDTAILALLTVQLALGLSTIPLSAQHLDGSEMVKFMAWAQSIFTFKPGAANHIAEVHWIFKTHLVLGLTILLVFPFTRLVHMLSAPVWYLNRRGWQLVRTRRNMAASKKRASSTGGV